In Cyanobium sp. AMD-g, one genomic interval encodes:
- a CDS encoding glycosyltransferase yields the protein MTTPPCIAFSLIIPIYRSASIIERLITRLEALDFAQPWQVIFVDDGSPDQSYTLLMHRLGSSPLAALVVRHTRNFGEHQAVLTGYRHAEGEYFINIDDDLQNPPEEALRLLEYANTNELDVVYGNYIVKKHNLFRNAGSGFANLTARLLLDLPDSYYLSSFRCVSRLIGKKVAENCSPYVYIDGLLSQSTNLISSLDVRHDPRDDGTSGYNLRRLIRLWLVILTSFSLMPLRFATLVGLGAAALGGLSILYILVRAAFGAVEVVGWPSVISAILFFGGIQCLLLGVMGEYIGRVYLTVYGKPQAHIRSVEWCGNLALPLNRQPSRSTEA from the coding sequence ATGACAACACCTCCCTGCATCGCTTTCAGCCTGATCATTCCTATTTACAGGAGCGCCTCCATCATTGAGCGCCTGATTACGCGCCTTGAGGCGCTTGATTTTGCGCAACCATGGCAGGTCATCTTCGTAGATGATGGCAGTCCGGATCAGAGCTATACCCTGCTCATGCACAGACTTGGTTCATCACCCCTAGCAGCCTTGGTCGTACGTCACACCCGCAACTTCGGCGAACATCAAGCGGTCCTCACCGGCTATCGTCATGCCGAGGGAGAGTATTTCATCAACATTGACGATGATCTGCAGAATCCTCCCGAAGAAGCCCTTCGCTTGCTTGAATATGCAAACACAAATGAGCTTGACGTTGTCTACGGCAACTATATCGTCAAGAAGCACAATCTATTCCGCAATGCTGGCAGCGGCTTCGCCAATCTTACCGCCCGCCTGCTGCTTGATCTGCCGGACTCTTACTATCTCTCAAGCTTCCGCTGCGTGAGTCGACTGATCGGAAAGAAAGTCGCCGAGAATTGTAGTCCCTACGTCTATATTGATGGTCTGCTTTCCCAATCGACCAATCTGATCAGCAGCCTGGATGTGCGCCATGATCCACGCGATGACGGCACAAGTGGCTACAACCTTCGCCGGCTGATTCGACTCTGGCTGGTGATTCTTACCAGCTTTTCGTTAATGCCGCTCCGATTTGCCACCCTTGTGGGCCTAGGGGCTGCTGCACTTGGTGGGCTGAGTATCCTGTACATCCTCGTCAGGGCCGCCTTCGGCGCAGTGGAGGTGGTGGGATGGCCGTCGGTGATCTCTGCAATTCTCTTCTTCGGCGGCATTCAGTGCCTGCTATTGGGTGTGATGGGGGAATACATTGGCCGCGTTTATCTTACGGTGTACGGCAAACCACAGGCCCATATCCGCTCGGTGGAATGGTGCGGCAATCTCGCACTGCCTCTGAATCGGCAGCCGTCCCGATCCACGGAAGCCTGA
- a CDS encoding class I SAM-dependent methyltransferase — MQIDEYRKLAETEDGMWYFHALNQRMLLPLQPWRGKPARVLDAGCGTGGLIRTLSSQEPQWTITGLDFSPIACSLARESTSAETVEGSITELPFPGASFDIVTCADVLSQVPDGSMALREFERVLRPGGVVVINVAAYGWMWSYHDQTCETRHRYRRSELLRMVRACGLRPLQASYANMFVFPLIIARRKILPPKAATSDVQQYPAAVNSFCGAMARLEHAWLRRGGSFPTGCSVFLAASKS, encoded by the coding sequence ATGCAGATTGATGAGTACCGGAAGCTTGCCGAAACGGAAGATGGCATGTGGTATTTCCATGCTCTCAATCAGCGCATGCTTCTTCCCTTACAGCCCTGGCGGGGCAAACCGGCTCGCGTTCTCGACGCCGGATGCGGGACGGGCGGGCTGATTCGGACCCTCTCCAGTCAAGAACCCCAATGGACCATCACCGGGCTCGACTTTTCGCCGATCGCCTGCTCCCTGGCCCGCGAGAGCACATCAGCCGAGACGGTGGAAGGCTCCATCACGGAACTGCCCTTTCCTGGGGCGAGCTTCGACATCGTCACCTGCGCTGATGTCCTTTCCCAGGTACCGGACGGATCGATGGCTCTGCGGGAATTCGAGCGCGTTCTGAGGCCGGGCGGTGTTGTGGTGATCAACGTGGCCGCCTATGGCTGGATGTGGTCCTACCACGATCAGACTTGCGAAACACGCCATCGCTACCGCAGAAGTGAACTGCTGCGCATGGTGCGAGCCTGCGGTCTGCGACCCCTCCAGGCAAGCTACGCCAATATGTTCGTTTTTCCGCTCATCATTGCGCGCAGGAAAATCCTTCCCCCCAAAGCTGCAACAAGCGATGTGCAGCAGTATCCGGCTGCGGTGAACAGTTTTTGTGGTGCGATGGCGCGCCTTGAGCACGCCTGGTTGCGCCGGGGTGGATCTTTCCCGACCGGTTGCTCAGTTTTCCTGGCCGCCAGCAAGTCCTGA
- the groL gene encoding chaperonin GroEL (60 kDa chaperone family; promotes refolding of misfolded polypeptides especially under stressful conditions; forms two stacked rings of heptamers to form a barrel-shaped 14mer; ends can be capped by GroES; misfolded proteins enter the barrel where they are refolded when GroES binds): MAKLIQFADASRDSLERGVNALVDAVKVTIGPKGRNVVLEKKFGAPDIVNDGVTIAKEIELEDPFENLGAKLIQQVASKTKDTAGDGTTTAAVLAQSLVHEGLRNVAAGASPVALRRGMEQATALVVAGIAERSRAVAGEAIRQVATVSSGNDEEIGRMIAEAVQRVSADGVITVEESKSLATELEVTEGMAFDRGYSSPYFVTDQDRRECAFNNPLLLITDRKISTVVDLVPVLEAVSRSGRPLVILAEEVEGEALATLVVNKTRGVLQVAAVRAPGFGDRRKAMLEDIAILTGATVISEDRAMTLDKATMADLGHAHRITISKDETTIVAADDQRAAVTDRVAAIKRELEATDSDYDREKLNERIAKLAGGVAVIKVGAPTETELRNRKLRIEDALNATRAAIDEGIVGGGGSTLVALSEELGALASSCDGDIRTGVEIVQRALSAPARQIAANAGANGDVVVQQMLSQGKGYNALTNTYEDLLAAGILDAAKVVRLALQDAVSIASLLITTEAVIADKPEPAAPPAGDGGMGGMGGMGGMGGMGMPGMM, from the coding sequence ATGGCCAAACTGATCCAGTTCGCCGATGCCTCCCGCGACTCGCTGGAGCGGGGCGTCAATGCCCTGGTCGATGCGGTGAAGGTCACCATCGGGCCGAAGGGCCGGAACGTGGTGCTGGAGAAGAAGTTCGGCGCCCCCGACATCGTCAATGACGGCGTCACCATCGCCAAGGAGATCGAGCTTGAGGATCCCTTCGAGAACCTGGGCGCCAAGCTGATCCAACAGGTGGCCTCGAAGACCAAGGACACCGCCGGTGACGGCACCACCACCGCCGCCGTCCTGGCCCAGTCCCTGGTCCATGAGGGCCTGCGCAACGTGGCCGCCGGTGCCAGCCCCGTCGCCCTCCGTCGCGGCATGGAGCAGGCCACGGCCCTGGTGGTGGCAGGGATTGCCGAGCGCTCCCGCGCCGTGGCGGGGGAGGCCATCCGCCAGGTGGCCACGGTGAGCTCCGGCAACGACGAGGAAATCGGCCGCATGATCGCCGAAGCGGTGCAGCGGGTGAGCGCCGATGGCGTGATCACCGTGGAGGAATCGAAATCCCTGGCCACCGAACTGGAGGTGACCGAGGGCATGGCCTTCGATCGCGGCTATTCCTCCCCCTATTTCGTCACCGATCAGGACCGGCGCGAATGCGCCTTCAACAATCCCCTGCTGCTGATCACCGATCGCAAGATCAGCACCGTCGTCGATCTGGTGCCGGTGTTGGAGGCCGTCTCCAGGAGCGGCCGGCCCCTGGTGATCCTGGCCGAGGAGGTGGAGGGCGAGGCCCTGGCCACCCTGGTGGTGAACAAGACCCGGGGCGTGCTCCAGGTGGCCGCGGTGCGGGCGCCGGGCTTCGGGGATCGCCGCAAGGCCATGCTCGAGGACATCGCCATCCTCACCGGCGCCACGGTGATCAGCGAAGACAGGGCCATGACGCTGGACAAGGCCACCATGGCCGATCTGGGCCATGCCCACCGCATCACGATCAGCAAGGACGAAACCACGATCGTGGCGGCCGACGACCAGCGCGCTGCGGTGACCGACCGGGTGGCCGCGATCAAGCGGGAGCTGGAGGCCACCGATTCCGACTACGACCGCGAGAAGCTCAATGAGCGCATCGCCAAGCTGGCCGGTGGTGTCGCGGTGATCAAGGTGGGCGCCCCCACCGAGACCGAACTCCGCAACCGCAAGCTGCGCATCGAGGATGCGCTCAATGCCACCCGGGCGGCGATTGATGAGGGCATCGTCGGCGGCGGCGGCAGCACCCTGGTCGCGCTCAGCGAGGAACTGGGAGCCCTGGCCAGCAGCTGCGACGGCGACATCCGCACCGGGGTGGAGATCGTGCAGCGGGCCCTGTCGGCGCCGGCCCGCCAGATCGCCGCCAACGCGGGCGCCAACGGCGACGTGGTGGTGCAGCAGATGCTCAGCCAGGGGAAGGGCTACAACGCTCTCACCAACACCTACGAAGATCTGCTGGCTGCAGGCATCCTGGACGCCGCCAAGGTGGTGCGACTGGCCCTGCAGGATGCGGTTTCGATCGCCTCGCTGCTGATCACCACCGAAGCCGTGATCGCTGACAAGCCGGAGCCCGCCGCTCCCCCCGCCGGCGATGGTGGCATGGGTGGCATGGGCGGCATGGGCGGCATGGGCGGCATGGGCATGCCCGGCATGATGTGA
- a CDS encoding N-acetylmannosamine-6-phosphate 2-epimerase, whose product MPSSRPLPERAALNGRLIVSVQAPEGSPMRDPAVIAAMAEASLRQGAAGVRLESPEHIGAVRRRCPGALIVGLWKRTFPDSAVYITPGWEEIRAVWAAGADVVAIDATERPRPDGQALEDLIRRARTDLGAPLMADVDSVSNGLRAAALGCPWVGTTLYGYTEATASLQPPAWELLGPLRRDLPEAVALICEGGIASQHQASRALDGGADAVVVGTAITGVDLQVAAYVKAMAG is encoded by the coding sequence ATGCCGTCGTCCCGTCCCCTGCCTGAACGCGCCGCCCTGAACGGCCGCCTGATTGTGTCGGTGCAGGCACCGGAGGGTTCGCCCATGCGCGATCCGGCCGTGATCGCCGCGATGGCGGAGGCCAGCCTGCGCCAGGGGGCCGCCGGGGTGCGGCTCGAGAGCCCGGAGCACATCGGTGCGGTGCGCCGCCGCTGCCCCGGGGCCCTGATCGTGGGGCTTTGGAAGCGCACATTCCCGGACAGCGCCGTGTACATCACCCCCGGCTGGGAGGAGATCCGTGCCGTCTGGGCGGCTGGAGCCGATGTGGTGGCCATCGATGCCACCGAGCGTCCACGCCCCGATGGCCAGGCGCTGGAGGACCTGATCAGGCGCGCCCGCACGGATCTGGGCGCTCCGCTGATGGCGGATGTGGACAGCGTCTCGAACGGTTTGCGGGCGGCGGCCCTGGGTTGCCCATGGGTCGGCACCACCCTCTACGGCTACACCGAGGCCACCGCCTCGCTGCAGCCCCCGGCCTGGGAGCTGCTGGGGCCTTTGCGCCGTGACCTTCCAGAGGCTGTGGCGCTGATCTGCGAAGGGGGGATCGCCAGCCAGCACCAGGCGTCCCGTGCCCTGGACGGTGGCGCCGATGCCGTTGTGGTGGGAACGGCGATCACGGGTGTGGACCTGCAGGTGGCCGCCTACGTGAAGGCGATGGCCGGCTGA
- a CDS encoding ABC transporter permease, which translates to MTSASPSLAPIPSASTEPSAFAEISQETLALTRRLFVQLARRPSTLVAGVLQPLIWLVLFGALFANAPEGLLPGGISYGRFLGAGVIVFTAFSAALNAGLPVMFDREFGFLNRLLVAPLRSRSSIVFASVLYITSLSLVQSLAIMATAALLGYGWPGGAGLLLVLVTLLLLVFAVTALSLGLAFALPGHIELIAVIFVANLPLLFASTALAPISFMPPWLGWLAALNPLTFAIEPIRAAYAGSFRLTDVVLVAPYGSLNAATCLAILAGLAAGLFLLIRPMLDRKLT; encoded by the coding sequence ATGACCAGCGCCAGTCCCTCCCTCGCCCCCATCCCCTCCGCCAGCACGGAGCCCTCGGCCTTCGCCGAGATCTCCCAGGAGACCCTCGCCCTCACCCGTCGCCTGTTCGTCCAGCTGGCCCGGCGTCCGTCCACCCTCGTGGCCGGGGTGCTTCAGCCCCTGATCTGGCTGGTGCTGTTCGGGGCCCTGTTCGCCAACGCCCCCGAGGGCCTGCTGCCTGGGGGCATCAGCTATGGCCGCTTCCTGGGGGCCGGGGTGATCGTGTTCACCGCCTTCAGTGCCGCCCTCAATGCCGGCCTGCCGGTGATGTTCGACCGCGAGTTCGGCTTCCTCAACCGGCTGCTGGTGGCGCCGCTGCGCTCCCGCAGTTCGATCGTCTTCGCCTCGGTGCTCTACATCACCAGCCTGAGCCTGGTGCAGAGCCTGGCGATCATGGCCACCGCCGCCCTGTTGGGCTATGGCTGGCCCGGTGGGGCGGGGCTGCTGCTGGTGCTGGTCACCCTGCTGCTGCTCGTCTTCGCTGTCACCGCCCTCAGCCTCGGCCTGGCCTTCGCCCTGCCGGGCCACATCGAACTGATCGCCGTGATCTTCGTGGCCAACCTTCCCCTGCTGTTCGCCAGCACCGCGTTGGCGCCGATTTCCTTCATGCCCCCCTGGTTGGGCTGGCTGGCGGCCCTGAATCCCCTTACCTTCGCGATTGAACCGATTCGCGCCGCCTACGCGGGGTCGTTCCGCCTCACCGACGTGGTGCTGGTGGCGCCCTACGGGTCCCTCAATGCGGCTACCTGCCTCGCGATCCTGGCGGGCCTGGCGGCGGGTCTGTTCCTGTTGATCCGCCCGATGCTGGATCGCAAGCTCACCTGA
- a CDS encoding ABC transporter ATP-binding protein: MIELQHLSKRFGGRKVEPVQALDDLSLSVPAGSLYGLLGPNGAGKTTALRILCTLLAPDAGQVQVAGVDALAEPRAVRRLLGYVAQEVAIDKILTGRELLHLQAALHHMGAADRLERTAELIELLAMGDWIDRRCGSYSGGMRRRLDLAAGLLHRPRVLVLDEPTVGLDIESRATIWQVLRQLRDQGTTVLLSSHYLEEVDALADRLAIIDGGRVIAEGTPAALKGALGGDRVTLRVREFSDEQEASRVRDLLQACRGVRQVVVNRAQGYSLNLVVEDSGVVETLRQQLVEAQLPVFALAQSRPSLDDVYLQATGRTLSDAELSVAGRRDLKEERKQSMR; encoded by the coding sequence TTGATCGAGCTCCAGCACCTCAGCAAGCGTTTCGGCGGCCGCAAGGTTGAGCCGGTGCAGGCCCTGGACGACCTCTCCTTGAGTGTGCCGGCAGGCTCTCTCTACGGACTGCTCGGGCCCAACGGCGCCGGCAAGACCACGGCCCTGCGCATCCTTTGCACCCTGCTGGCTCCCGATGCCGGCCAGGTCCAGGTGGCCGGGGTGGATGCCCTGGCCGAACCCCGGGCCGTCCGGCGCCTGCTCGGCTACGTGGCCCAGGAGGTGGCCATTGACAAGATCCTCACCGGCCGGGAGTTGCTGCATCTCCAGGCCGCCCTGCACCACATGGGGGCCGCCGACCGCCTGGAGCGCACCGCCGAACTGATCGAGCTGCTCGCCATGGGCGACTGGATCGACCGCCGCTGTGGCAGCTACTCCGGCGGCATGCGCCGACGCCTCGACCTGGCCGCCGGGCTGCTGCACCGGCCCAGGGTGCTGGTGCTCGATGAACCCACGGTGGGCCTCGACATCGAGAGTCGCGCCACGATCTGGCAGGTGCTGCGTCAGCTGCGGGACCAGGGCACCACGGTGCTGCTCAGCAGCCACTACCTCGAGGAGGTGGATGCCCTGGCCGACCGCCTGGCCATCATTGACGGCGGCCGGGTGATCGCCGAAGGCACCCCCGCCGCCCTCAAGGGGGCCCTCGGCGGCGACCGGGTGACCCTGCGGGTGCGGGAGTTCAGCGATGAACAGGAGGCGAGCCGGGTGCGCGACCTTCTCCAGGCCTGCCGCGGTGTCCGTCAGGTGGTGGTCAACCGCGCCCAGGGCTATTCCCTCAACCTGGTGGTGGAGGACAGCGGCGTCGTGGAAACCCTGCGGCAGCAGCTGGTCGAGGCCCAGCTGCCGGTGTTCGCCCTGGCCCAGAGCCGCCCCAGCCTGGATGACGTCTACCTTCAGGCCACCGGCCGCACCCTGAGCGACGCGGAACTTTCCGTGGCGGGTCGCCGGGACCTCAAGGAGGAACGCAAGCAGTCGATGCGATGA
- a CDS encoding heme o synthase, whose product MVSVSAVSAIAASPAPAAIRPSVKLPAWLEVAKPRLIPLLLATTVAGMALTAAWPLDPVRLVCTLVGGSMASAAAGVLNCLWEQELDGRMQRTSRRALPSGRLAQRQAFSLAVGLTVASVLVLVLGVNALAASLALLGLCSYVLLYTALLKPRTTQNIVIGGIAGAIPPLVGAAAATGHLGWSSWWLFSLVMVWTPAHFWALALLLHEDYRSVGIPMLPVVKGLEVTAGAIRRYSWVTVAMSLAGVVALPSGGWLYGLLVLPFNARLLQLSASLLEDPSDPRRARSMFRWSIFYLFGICLLLVLARTPLASAGAPAALVAAALHLAPTAAA is encoded by the coding sequence ATGGTTAGTGTCAGTGCCGTGTCGGCCATCGCCGCGTCTCCGGCGCCGGCTGCCATCCGACCCTCGGTGAAGTTGCCGGCCTGGCTCGAGGTGGCCAAGCCGCGGCTGATCCCGCTGCTGCTCGCCACCACGGTGGCGGGCATGGCCCTCACGGCCGCCTGGCCCCTCGATCCGGTGCGACTGGTTTGCACCCTGGTGGGTGGCTCGATGGCCTCGGCGGCGGCCGGCGTTCTCAACTGTCTCTGGGAGCAGGAACTCGATGGCCGCATGCAGCGGACCAGTCGCCGGGCGCTGCCGTCGGGCCGGCTGGCCCAGCGCCAGGCCTTTTCCCTGGCCGTCGGACTCACGGTCGCCTCTGTGCTGGTGCTCGTCCTGGGGGTGAACGCCCTGGCCGCCTCCCTGGCCCTGCTGGGGCTTTGCAGCTACGTGCTGCTCTACACGGCCCTGCTCAAACCCCGCACCACCCAGAACATCGTCATCGGCGGCATCGCCGGCGCCATTCCCCCCCTGGTGGGGGCGGCCGCCGCCACCGGCCACCTGGGCTGGAGCAGCTGGTGGCTGTTCAGCCTGGTGATGGTCTGGACACCGGCCCATTTCTGGGCCCTGGCCCTGCTCCTGCATGAGGATTACCGCTCCGTCGGCATCCCGATGCTGCCCGTGGTGAAGGGCCTGGAGGTCACGGCCGGGGCGATCCGCCGCTACAGCTGGGTCACGGTGGCGATGAGCCTGGCCGGTGTGGTGGCCCTGCCCAGCGGCGGCTGGCTCTACGGCCTGCTGGTGCTGCCCTTCAACGCCAGGCTGCTCCAGCTCAGCGCCAGCCTGCTCGAGGATCCAAGCGATCCCCGCCGGGCCCGGAGCATGTTCCGCTGGTCGATCTTCTACCTCTTCGGCATCTGCCTGCTGCTGGTGCTGGCGCGCACCCCCCTGGCCAGCGCCGGGGCCCCGGCCGCCCTGGTGGCCGCCGCGCTCCATCTGGCCCCCACGGCAGCTGCCTAG
- a CDS encoding heme A synthase, producing the protein MAVAPSAQILSRPRSSEGANWPLRLVPLLTAHLVVALVALVAIGGATRVMEAGLACPDWPLCYGVLWPGRQWNLQVFLEWFHRLDAFLVGVALLLLFALSLRFRTRFPGWLPWTSGLALALVAVQGGLGALTVLSQLAAPTVTLHLATALTLVLLMSAMHQGLERPAPQAAAAASRSLPSWWSPLPVLAATLVAAQCLLGGAMASRWAADLCVQAGEGCRWLFLHRQGAYPAAVAVLLLAAASLALPAGHGRPRGLAFVAAGLVVLQVVLGVLTLRLQLAVPAVTVAHQLTAALLVGVLGGLWGLSFLSPSVPTRLEVAHG; encoded by the coding sequence ATGGCCGTGGCGCCCTCCGCGCAAATCCTGTCCCGGCCACGGTCCTCAGAGGGGGCCAACTGGCCCCTGCGCCTGGTGCCCCTGCTCACCGCCCACCTTGTCGTCGCCCTCGTGGCCCTGGTGGCGATCGGCGGTGCCACCCGGGTGATGGAAGCGGGCCTGGCCTGCCCGGACTGGCCCCTCTGTTACGGGGTGCTCTGGCCGGGTCGTCAGTGGAACCTGCAGGTGTTCCTGGAGTGGTTCCACCGGCTCGACGCTTTCCTGGTGGGCGTTGCCCTGCTGCTGCTGTTCGCCCTCAGCCTGCGCTTCCGGACCCGCTTCCCGGGCTGGCTGCCCTGGACCTCCGGCCTGGCCCTGGCCCTGGTGGCGGTGCAGGGGGGGCTGGGGGCCCTCACCGTGCTCAGCCAGCTGGCCGCGCCCACTGTCACCCTGCATCTGGCCACCGCCCTCACCCTGGTGCTGCTGATGAGCGCCATGCATCAGGGCCTGGAGCGCCCTGCGCCGCAGGCTGCCGCTGCCGCATCCAGGTCCCTGCCGAGCTGGTGGAGCCCTCTGCCGGTGCTGGCCGCCACGCTCGTCGCTGCCCAGTGCCTGCTGGGTGGGGCCATGGCCAGCCGCTGGGCCGCGGATCTCTGTGTCCAGGCCGGGGAAGGTTGCCGCTGGTTGTTCCTGCACCGCCAAGGGGCCTACCCGGCCGCCGTCGCGGTGCTGCTCCTGGCTGCTGCCTCCCTGGCTCTCCCGGCCGGCCACGGCCGCCCGAGGGGTCTGGCCTTCGTCGCCGCCGGCCTGGTGGTGCTCCAGGTGGTGCTCGGGGTGCTCACCCTGCGACTCCAGCTGGCCGTTCCCGCCGTCACCGTGGCCCACCAGCTCACCGCCGCCCTTCTGGTGGGAGTGCTGGGTGGTCTCTGGGGATTGTCGTTCCTGTCCCCTTCCGTTCCTACCCGTCTTGAGGTGGCCCATGGTTAG
- a CDS encoding cytochrome c oxidase subunit II produces the protein MPIPSSLVTLLVGMALVLSGLWVGYNVDLLPLAASANAPVYDSLFRVLFSIGTILFLGIVGLVVFSLVRFRRRAGDQTDGLAIEGNLPLELVWTAIPAVVVLFVGLYSYDIYQRMGGMSSLNDHSAMHRMPSMETMEASVTSAEPGQEPSARVWGGIGTGAGETNVLPVEVTAMQFAFIFHYPEGDITSGELHVPNGRPVELRMKANDVIHAFWVPQFRIKQDVIPGQPTVLTFTPTKAGSYPIICAELCGPYHGGMRSTVVVHEPDAYDAWLQKNSPVAATVASAPSTPTA, from the coding sequence GTGCCGATTCCCTCCTCCCTGGTCACCCTGCTGGTGGGCATGGCGCTCGTCCTGTCCGGCCTCTGGGTGGGCTACAACGTCGACCTCCTCCCGCTCGCCGCCAGCGCCAACGCGCCCGTCTACGACTCCCTGTTCCGGGTCCTGTTCAGCATCGGCACGATCCTGTTCCTGGGCATCGTCGGCCTGGTGGTGTTCAGCCTGGTGCGTTTCCGCCGTCGGGCCGGCGACCAGACTGACGGTCTGGCGATCGAAGGCAACCTGCCGCTTGAACTGGTCTGGACGGCGATCCCGGCAGTCGTGGTTCTGTTCGTGGGTCTTTACAGCTACGACATCTACCAACGGATGGGGGGCATGAGCAGCCTCAACGACCATTCCGCCATGCACCGGATGCCTTCGATGGAAACCATGGAGGCCTCCGTCACGTCCGCCGAGCCAGGTCAGGAGCCGTCAGCCAGGGTCTGGGGGGGCATCGGCACCGGGGCCGGGGAAACCAATGTGCTGCCGGTGGAGGTGACGGCCATGCAGTTCGCCTTCATTTTCCACTACCCGGAAGGGGACATCACCAGCGGTGAACTGCACGTGCCCAATGGCCGGCCTGTTGAGCTGCGCATGAAGGCCAACGACGTGATCCACGCCTTCTGGGTGCCCCAGTTCCGGATCAAGCAGGACGTGATCCCCGGCCAGCCCACCGTGCTCACCTTCACCCCGACCAAGGCGGGCAGCTACCCCATCATCTGCGCCGAGCTCTGCGGTCCGTACCACGGCGGCATGCGTTCCACCGTGGTGGTGCACGAACCGGATGCCTACGACGCCTGGCTGCAGAAGAACAGCCCCGTGGCGGCCACGGTCGCCAGTGCCCCGAGCACCCCCACCGCCTGA
- the ctaD gene encoding cytochrome c oxidase subunit I, protein MTVASPNDFQDSLQPQGWLRYFSFSLDHKVIGIQYLVTGFLFYFIGGALAGVIRAELASPISDFVSRETYNEVLTLHGTVMIFLWIVPVVNGGFGNYLIPFYVGARDMAFPRLNAVAFWMIPPAGILLIGSYFITGAAQSGWTAYPPLSLTTPALGQVVWIVSVLLLGGSSIFGGINFIATVLKLRRPGLKLMQLPMYCWAMLGTSILVVLSTPVLAGTLLLLSFDIVAHTGFFNPALGGNVVVYQHLFWFYSHPAVYIMVLPAFGLVSEILPIHSRKPLFGYTTMVYSILAIVVLGLVVWAHHMFTSGTPPWMRLFFTIATSFIAVPTGIKFFNWLATLWGGKLALNSAMLFSCAFIVNFVFGGITGVALAQVPFDIHVHDTYFVVGHFHYIVYGGTVFVIFASIYHWYPKFTGRMLNEDLGRLHFLLTFVGFNLCFAPQHWLGLNGMPRRVAEYDPSFTTLNQISSVGALLMAISSLPFLYNVLVSAFKGQVAGDNPWNALTPEWLTSSPPPVENWIGAAPLVEHPYGYGVDEDALSVEAATGRDLWSGTGRR, encoded by the coding sequence ATGACCGTCGCTTCCCCCAACGACTTCCAGGACAGTCTCCAGCCCCAGGGCTGGTTGCGCTATTTCAGCTTCAGCCTCGACCACAAGGTGATCGGGATCCAGTATCTGGTGACCGGCTTCCTCTTTTATTTCATCGGCGGTGCCCTGGCGGGGGTGATCCGGGCCGAGCTGGCCAGCCCAATCTCCGATTTCGTCAGCCGCGAAACCTATAACGAAGTTCTCACGCTGCACGGCACCGTGATGATCTTCCTGTGGATCGTGCCGGTGGTGAATGGCGGCTTCGGCAATTACCTGATTCCCTTCTATGTGGGTGCCAGGGACATGGCCTTTCCCAGGCTCAATGCCGTGGCGTTCTGGATGATTCCGCCGGCCGGCATTCTGCTGATCGGGAGCTATTTCATCACCGGGGCCGCCCAGTCCGGCTGGACCGCCTACCCCCCGCTGAGCCTCACCACTCCCGCCCTGGGGCAGGTTGTCTGGATCGTGAGTGTGCTGCTGCTGGGGGGCAGCTCCATCTTCGGCGGCATCAATTTCATCGCCACCGTTCTCAAGCTGCGGCGGCCAGGGCTGAAGCTGATGCAGCTGCCGATGTACTGCTGGGCGATGCTCGGCACCAGCATCCTGGTGGTGCTCTCCACCCCCGTGCTGGCCGGCACCCTGCTGCTGCTCAGCTTCGACATCGTGGCCCACACAGGCTTCTTCAACCCGGCCCTGGGTGGAAATGTGGTGGTCTACCAACACCTCTTCTGGTTCTATTCCCACCCGGCGGTCTACATCATGGTGCTGCCGGCCTTCGGCTTGGTGAGCGAAATCCTGCCCATCCACTCCCGCAAGCCCCTGTTCGGCTACACCACGATGGTGTACTCCATCCTGGCCATCGTCGTGCTGGGTCTGGTGGTCTGGGCGCACCACATGTTCACCAGCGGCACGCCTCCGTGGATGCGCCTGTTCTTCACGATCGCCACCTCGTTCATCGCCGTGCCGACCGGCATCAAGTTCTTCAACTGGTTGGCCACGCTCTGGGGCGGCAAGCTGGCACTGAACAGCGCCATGCTTTTTTCCTGCGCCTTCATCGTCAATTTCGTGTTCGGTGGGATCACCGGAGTAGCCCTGGCCCAGGTTCCCTTCGACATCCACGTCCACGACACCTATTTCGTGGTCGGCCACTTCCATTACATCGTCTATGGCGGCACGGTGTTCGTGATTTTCGCCTCCATCTACCACTGGTATCCGAAGTTCACCGGACGGATGCTCAATGAGGATCTGGGTCGCCTGCACTTTCTGCTCACCTTCGTGGGCTTCAACCTCTGTTTCGCCCCCCAGCACTGGCTGGGCCTGAACGGCATGCCCCGCCGGGTGGCCGAGTACGACCCCAGCTTCACCACCCTCAACCAGATCAGCAGTGTGGGGGCCTTGCTTATGGCCATCAGCAGCCTGCCCTTCCTCTACAACGTCCTGGTTAGCGCCTTCAAGGGCCAGGTGGCCGGCGACAACCCCTGGAACGCCCTCACCCCTGAGTGGCTCACCTCCTCACCGCCGCCGGTGGAGAACTGGATCGGTGCAGCGCCTCTGGTGGAACACCCCTACGGTTACGGCGTTGACGAAGACGCCCTGAGTGTGGAGGCCGCCACCGGCAGGGACCTCTGGAGCGGCACCGGTCGCCGCTGA